A single window of Pseudomonas lijiangensis DNA harbors:
- a CDS encoding extracellular solute-binding protein: protein MRSVFLSLITALLVLITGFQQVLAAPQHALTVYGEPPRYPAGFQHFDYVNPDAPKGGSMRRSATDIGQFDHLIPYIDKGIGVTQISGLLYSPLAVKSLDEPYTVYGLIAQKMERLEDGMSLRFYLDPRARFADGTPITASDVKYTYELLMTQGSLQYRTRFEAVKGLEVESESRIRFDFKNNDSRTLPLDLASLPVLPEHWWKTRDFAGGAGFEIPPGSGPYRISHVDPGRSITFERDPNWWGKDLPVNKGMYNFDRFSIEYFGDTDVARQVLKGGAYDYNREYSATGYSIRYDSPALSEGLLQKAHLAKGAVQSTQGFVFNLNRPMFQDRRVRQALSLLWDFEWANRQMMRNMYIRQDSYFSNSELAATQLPTPAELKILDPLRGSIPDEAFTTVFKNPKTDGTGFIRDKQLQALALLQEAGWTPKGDQLVNAQGEPLSFTFLNGQPGFERLLLPYKRNLAQIGIHFDVRRIDAAQYLNRVMARDYDMIVTGYSVSTSPGADLYNSFGSKVANDPGSSNYMALQDPAVDTLIEGLIKASDKATMTDYAHSLDRVLQWNYYWIPNYYPPGSSTVWWNRFGIPKIQASNSEAIETWWEVSPTPLTNEQFAAKRGASALVSEMQ, encoded by the coding sequence ATGCGTTCTGTTTTCCTATCACTGATAACTGCACTGCTGGTGCTGATCACGGGCTTTCAACAGGTGCTGGCGGCGCCGCAGCATGCCTTGACCGTCTATGGCGAGCCACCACGCTACCCTGCCGGTTTCCAGCATTTCGACTACGTGAATCCCGATGCGCCCAAAGGCGGTAGCATGCGCCGTTCGGCAACGGACATCGGCCAGTTCGACCATCTGATTCCCTATATCGATAAAGGCATAGGGGTCACACAAATCAGCGGCCTGCTGTATTCACCCTTGGCCGTCAAATCCCTGGACGAGCCCTACACGGTATACGGACTCATCGCACAGAAAATGGAACGCCTGGAAGACGGCATGTCCCTGCGTTTCTATCTTGACCCGCGCGCCCGCTTTGCCGACGGCACACCGATCACGGCCAGTGACGTGAAATACACCTATGAACTGCTGATGACTCAAGGCAGCCTGCAATACCGCACCCGCTTTGAAGCGGTAAAAGGTCTGGAAGTGGAATCCGAAAGCCGGATTCGCTTCGACTTCAAGAACAACGACAGCCGTACCCTGCCCCTGGATCTGGCCTCGCTGCCGGTGCTCCCCGAGCATTGGTGGAAAACCCGTGACTTTGCCGGTGGCGCAGGCTTCGAGATTCCGCCGGGCAGCGGCCCTTACAGGATCAGCCATGTGGATCCGGGGCGCAGCATCACCTTCGAGCGTGACCCGAACTGGTGGGGCAAGGATCTGCCGGTCAATAAAGGCATGTACAACTTCGACCGATTCAGCATCGAGTACTTTGGCGATACTGATGTAGCGCGGCAGGTACTCAAGGGCGGCGCCTACGATTACAACCGCGAATACTCGGCCACCGGTTACTCGATCCGCTATGACAGCCCGGCACTCAGCGAGGGCCTGCTGCAAAAGGCGCATCTGGCCAAGGGAGCGGTCCAGAGTACGCAAGGCTTCGTCTTCAACCTGAATCGCCCGATGTTTCAGGATCGCCGCGTGCGTCAGGCCCTGTCTCTGCTCTGGGACTTCGAGTGGGCCAACCGGCAGATGATGCGCAATATGTACATCCGCCAGGACAGTTATTTCTCGAACTCGGAACTGGCCGCGACCCAGTTGCCGACACCCGCCGAGCTGAAGATCCTTGACCCCCTGCGCGGTTCGATTCCCGACGAAGCCTTCACGACAGTTTTCAAGAACCCGAAAACCGATGGCACGGGGTTTATCCGCGACAAACAACTGCAAGCGCTGGCGCTGCTGCAGGAAGCCGGCTGGACACCCAAGGGCGACCAACTGGTCAACGCCCAGGGCGAGCCGCTGAGCTTTACCTTCCTCAATGGCCAGCCGGGTTTCGAGCGCCTGTTGCTGCCTTACAAGCGCAATCTGGCGCAGATCGGTATCCACTTCGATGTGCGGCGCATCGATGCGGCCCAGTATCTGAACCGTGTCATGGCCCGTGATTACGACATGATCGTGACCGGTTATTCGGTGTCGACTTCACCGGGTGCGGACCTCTATAACAGCTTTGGCTCGAAGGTGGCCAACGATCCCGGCTCCAGCAATTACATGGCGTTGCAGGACCCCGCCGTGGATACATTGATCGAGGGCCTGATCAAGGCAAGCGACAAGGCGACCATGACCGATTACGCCCACAGCCTGGATCGGGTGCTGCAATGGAATTACTACTGGATTCCCAACTATTACCCGCCGGGCTCCTCCACCGTCTGGTGGAATCGTTTCGGTATCCCGAAAATCCAGGCCAGCAACAGCGAAGCCATCGAAACCTGGTGGGAAGTCAGCCCGACACCGCTGACCAATGAACAGTTCGCAGCAAAACGTGGTGCTTCAGCCCTTGTTTCGGAGATGCAGTGA
- a CDS encoding microcin C ABC transporter permease YejB, with translation MLGYVLRRLLLIIPTLLCILLVNFFIVQAAPGGPVEQAIARLQGIGGASVGAGATETASTGQSRASRGLDPKLIKEIERQYGFDKPLHERLWLMLKNYARLDFGNSFFRGTTVTDLILQKMPVSISLGLWATLLTYLVSIPLGIRKAVRHGSQFDIWSSTAIIIGYATPAFLFAMLLIVVFCGGTSLHWFPVRGLVSDDFDQLSTWAKIADYFWHLVLPVSALVIGGFASLTLLTKNAFLNEITRQYVTTARAKGMSERRVLYGHVFRNAMLLVVSGIPQAFITVFFAGSLLIEVIFSLDGLGRMSYEAAVSRDYPVVFGSLFIFTLFGLLIKLAGDICYTLVDPRIDFSARNA, from the coding sequence ATGCTCGGTTATGTCCTTCGCCGTTTGCTGCTGATCATTCCCACGTTGTTGTGCATTCTGCTGGTCAACTTCTTTATCGTGCAGGCCGCTCCCGGCGGGCCGGTGGAGCAAGCCATCGCCCGACTGCAAGGCATCGGCGGCGCCAGTGTGGGTGCTGGCGCAACAGAAACCGCCAGCACTGGCCAATCAAGGGCTTCACGTGGCCTCGACCCCAAGCTGATCAAAGAGATCGAGCGTCAGTACGGCTTCGACAAACCGCTGCACGAGCGGTTATGGCTGATGCTGAAAAACTACGCACGCCTGGATTTCGGCAACAGTTTCTTTCGTGGAACCACGGTCACCGACCTGATTCTGCAAAAGATGCCGGTTTCCATTTCCCTCGGGCTCTGGGCGACGCTGCTGACATATCTGGTTTCGATTCCGCTGGGCATTCGCAAGGCGGTCAGGCACGGCAGCCAGTTCGATATCTGGAGCAGCACCGCCATCATCATCGGCTACGCCACTCCGGCCTTTCTGTTTGCCATGTTGCTGATCGTGGTGTTTTGCGGCGGCACTTCACTGCACTGGTTCCCGGTGCGCGGCCTGGTTTCGGATGATTTCGACCAGCTCTCGACATGGGCGAAGATCGCCGATTACTTCTGGCATCTGGTGCTGCCGGTATCGGCGCTGGTCATCGGCGGATTCGCCTCTTTGACCCTGCTGACCAAGAACGCCTTCCTCAATGAAATCACCCGCCAGTACGTCACGACAGCCCGAGCCAAGGGCATGAGCGAGCGGCGTGTGTTGTACGGTCATGTATTTCGCAACGCCATGCTGCTGGTGGTATCAGGCATTCCCCAGGCGTTCATCACGGTATTCTTTGCCGGTTCGCTGCTGATCGAGGTGATTTTCTCTCTCGATGGCCTGGGGCGCATGAGTTACGAAGCGGCTGTTTCTCGGGATTATCCGGTGGTGTTCGGCTCGCTGTTCATCTTTACCCTGTTCGGCCTGCTGATAAAGCTGGCAGGCGATATCTGCTACACCCTGGTCGACCCGCGCATCGACTTCAGCGCGAGGAATGCCTGA
- a CDS encoding ABC transporter permease, which produces MRRLSPLAQRRLERFRANRRGWWSLWLFCALFALTLGGELIANDKPLVVSYQGSLYFPVLKRYTEQEFGGELPFQPDYRSEYVHKLIARGNGWMVFPPIPFSDDTPNYDLALPAPSPPSSTNWLGTDDQARDVLARVIFGARVSILFALILTAVSALIGIAAGALQGYYGGWVDLIGQRLLEVWSGLPVLYLLIILSGFVEPGFWWLLGIMALFSWLSLVDVVRAEFLRGRNLEYVKAARALGLGDRKVIVRHILPNAMTATLSYLPFILTGAISTLTALDFLGFGMPAGSASLGELIAQGKQNLQAPWLGLTAFFALALILTLLVFIGEALRDAFDPRS; this is translated from the coding sequence ATGCGCAGACTCTCTCCGCTGGCTCAACGCCGCCTTGAACGTTTTCGCGCCAACCGCCGGGGTTGGTGGTCGCTGTGGCTGTTCTGTGCGCTGTTTGCACTGACGCTGGGTGGCGAACTGATCGCCAATGACAAGCCGCTGGTGGTGAGCTATCAGGGCTCGCTCTACTTCCCGGTTCTCAAGCGCTATACCGAGCAGGAATTCGGCGGTGAGCTGCCCTTCCAGCCCGATTACCGCAGCGAATACGTGCACAAGCTCATCGCCAGGGGAAATGGCTGGATGGTATTCCCGCCGATTCCATTCAGTGACGACACGCCCAATTACGACCTGGCACTCCCGGCCCCCAGCCCGCCCTCGTCCACCAACTGGCTGGGCACCGACGATCAGGCTCGCGATGTTCTGGCGCGGGTCATCTTCGGGGCGCGGGTGTCGATCCTGTTTGCCTTGATCCTGACCGCCGTCAGCGCACTGATCGGCATCGCGGCCGGGGCACTGCAAGGGTATTACGGCGGCTGGGTGGACCTGATCGGTCAGCGCCTGCTGGAAGTCTGGTCAGGCCTGCCGGTGCTTTACCTGCTGATCATCCTGTCAGGCTTCGTCGAGCCCGGTTTCTGGTGGCTGTTGGGCATCATGGCGCTGTTTTCCTGGCTGTCGCTGGTGGATGTGGTGCGCGCCGAATTCCTGCGCGGACGTAACCTGGAATACGTCAAGGCAGCCCGCGCCCTTGGGCTGGGTGATCGCAAGGTGATTGTGCGGCACATCCTGCCCAACGCCATGACCGCGACCCTGAGCTACCTGCCGTTTATCCTGACCGGTGCCATCTCGACCCTGACGGCACTCGACTTTCTGGGCTTCGGCATGCCGGCTGGCAGTGCTTCGTTGGGTGAACTGATCGCCCAAGGCAAACAGAACCTGCAGGCGCCGTGGCTCGGGCTGACAGCCTTTTTCGCCCTGGCGTTGATCCTGACGCTGCTGGTGTTCATTGGTGAAGCCTTGCGTGATGCGTTTGATCCGCGATCTTGA
- a CDS encoding ABC transporter ATP-binding protein, with protein sequence MSEKLIEIRNLNIAFGGQKVVSNLSLDICAGECLALVGESGSGKSVTAHSILQLLPKKGTTSTGSITYRGQELIGASDRTLRELRGNRIAMIFQEPMTSLNPLHTVARQIGETLLLHRGISGREAEARIIELLELVGIQQPQKRLKAYPHELSGGQRQRVMIAMALACEPELLIADEPTTALDVTVQRKILLLLKELQQRLNMSLLLISHDLNLVHSVAQRVCVMRAGEIVEQTDCQSLFKSPQHPYSRLLLDAEPAGEPLPRDTREKVLEVENLRVWFSLAGGILRRHKEYLKAVDDVSLSIERGKTLGIVGESGSGKSTLGQAILRLLESRGSIRFRGQALDGLSQKQMRPWRKEMQVVFQDPYGSLSPRMSVAQIISEGLEVHRQLDAQQCEAEVIRALEEVGIDPQSRHRYPHEFSGGQRQRIAIARALVLKPALILLDEPTSALDRTVQKQVVALLRDLQEKHGLTYLFISHDLAVVKALAHDLIVVKDGKVVEYGASHTIFDSPQHPYTRELLAAAHPG encoded by the coding sequence ATGTCAGAAAAGCTGATCGAAATACGCAACCTGAACATCGCCTTCGGTGGGCAGAAGGTCGTCAGCAACCTGAGCCTCGATATCTGCGCGGGGGAATGCCTGGCCCTGGTGGGTGAATCCGGATCGGGCAAGTCCGTCACGGCCCACTCGATTCTGCAATTGCTACCCAAAAAAGGCACGACCAGCACCGGCAGCATCACCTATCGTGGCCAGGAACTGATCGGTGCCAGCGACCGGACCTTGCGTGAATTGCGGGGCAATCGGATTGCCATGATCTTTCAGGAGCCCATGACGTCCCTGAACCCGCTGCACACCGTCGCCCGGCAGATCGGCGAGACGCTGCTCCTGCATCGCGGCATCAGTGGACGCGAGGCTGAGGCCAGGATCATCGAGTTATTGGAACTGGTGGGCATCCAGCAGCCGCAAAAGCGCCTCAAGGCCTACCCTCACGAATTGTCCGGAGGTCAGCGCCAGCGGGTCATGATCGCAATGGCTTTGGCCTGCGAGCCGGAACTGCTGATTGCCGATGAGCCGACCACGGCACTGGATGTAACCGTACAACGCAAGATCCTGTTGCTGCTCAAGGAACTGCAACAGCGCCTGAACATGTCGTTGCTGCTGATCAGCCATGACTTGAATCTGGTGCATAGCGTCGCCCAGCGGGTTTGCGTGATGCGCGCTGGTGAAATCGTCGAACAGACCGATTGCCAGTCACTGTTCAAATCGCCACAACACCCTTACAGCCGGTTGTTGCTGGATGCAGAACCCGCAGGCGAGCCGCTGCCACGGGATACCCGGGAAAAGGTGCTGGAAGTCGAGAATCTGCGCGTCTGGTTTTCCCTGGCAGGCGGTATCCTGCGTCGGCACAAGGAGTATCTGAAAGCCGTCGACGATGTCAGCTTGAGCATCGAGCGTGGCAAGACGCTCGGGATCGTCGGCGAATCCGGCTCGGGCAAATCGACACTTGGTCAGGCAATCCTGCGCCTGCTGGAGTCTCGTGGCAGTATCCGTTTTCGGGGACAGGCTCTGGATGGCTTGAGTCAGAAGCAGATGCGCCCATGGCGTAAAGAGATGCAGGTGGTGTTTCAAGACCCTTACGGCAGTCTCAGCCCGCGCATGTCAGTGGCGCAGATCATCAGCGAAGGCCTGGAAGTCCACCGACAACTGGACGCACAGCAATGTGAGGCCGAAGTGATCCGGGCGCTGGAAGAAGTCGGCATCGACCCTCAAAGCCGCCATCGCTATCCCCATGAGTTTTCCGGTGGTCAGCGCCAGCGTATTGCGATTGCCCGGGCACTGGTGCTCAAGCCGGCCTTGATACTGCTCGACGAGCCCACTTCGGCGCTGGATCGTACGGTACAGAAACAAGTCGTTGCACTGCTGCGCGACCTGCAGGAAAAACATGGCCTGACTTATCTTTTCATCAGCCATGACCTGGCCGTAGTCAAGGCGCTGGCCCATGATCTTATCGTGGTCAAGGACGGCAAAGTGGTCGAGTACGGCGCCAGCCACACTATCTTCGATTCGCCTCAGCATCCTTACACCAGGGAATTGCTGGCGGCAGCGCACCCAGGATAA
- a CDS encoding sigma-54 interaction domain-containing protein, which translates to MKENTLSDYQHIQRLATRSLFEIIEQSSEGTVIVDKEARIVWINERYARRFGLQDASLAIGQPCESVIPGSLLRQVANNGQPILLDMMDTAKDPLVVMRLPIHDNAGSVIGAIGFALFDQLQTLSPLLKRYLSMQQELASTRSLLKARQAKYNFAHFIGISEATLEVKRRARRSASTDSPVLLLGETGTGKELLAHAIHNASPRADKPFVSINSAAIPEALLEAEFFGTAPGAFTGAVRKGRSGKLKIAQGGTLFLDEIGDMPLELQSKLLRVLQEKEYEPVGSNEVFQSDVRVIAATSIDLEAAIKRGEFRADLYYRLSVLPIQVPPLRERLEDLPVLSETILEELHSQHELEGNALKLLAQHAWPGNIRELRNVLERAALLSDDLQLTAQDIHSAIGTLLPVSVSSARDNHTQVHETFSQARRRCDRQLIENTLLQCAGNVVQAAQQLGLGRSTLYKKMAMLGIAESQ; encoded by the coding sequence ATGAAAGAGAACACTCTCAGCGACTACCAACACATCCAGCGCCTTGCGACCCGCTCCCTGTTCGAGATCATCGAACAGTCCAGTGAAGGCACGGTGATCGTCGACAAAGAGGCGCGCATCGTCTGGATCAATGAACGCTACGCCCGCCGCTTTGGCCTGCAGGATGCAAGCCTGGCCATCGGGCAACCCTGCGAAAGCGTGATTCCCGGCAGCCTGTTGCGCCAGGTGGCCAACAATGGGCAACCGATCCTGCTGGACATGATGGACACCGCCAAGGACCCGCTGGTGGTCATGCGCCTGCCGATCCATGACAACGCCGGCTCGGTGATTGGTGCCATCGGTTTTGCCCTGTTCGACCAGTTGCAGACCCTGTCCCCTCTGCTCAAGCGCTACCTGAGCATGCAGCAGGAACTGGCCAGTACGCGCTCGCTGCTAAAGGCCCGGCAGGCAAAATACAACTTTGCGCACTTCATCGGCATCAGTGAAGCGACCCTGGAAGTCAAACGCCGTGCCCGACGCAGTGCCAGCACCGATTCCCCGGTCTTGTTGCTGGGTGAAACCGGCACCGGCAAGGAGCTGCTGGCCCATGCCATTCATAACGCCTCGCCCCGTGCCGACAAGCCTTTCGTCAGCATCAACAGCGCCGCAATCCCGGAAGCCCTTCTGGAAGCCGAATTCTTCGGCACAGCGCCTGGAGCGTTTACCGGAGCCGTGCGCAAAGGGCGCTCGGGCAAATTGAAAATCGCCCAAGGCGGCACGCTGTTTCTCGATGAAATAGGCGACATGCCGCTGGAGCTGCAAAGCAAATTGCTGCGGGTATTGCAGGAAAAGGAATACGAACCCGTAGGTTCCAACGAAGTGTTCCAGAGCGATGTGCGCGTGATAGCCGCCACCTCCATCGACCTGGAAGCAGCCATCAAGCGGGGGGAGTTCCGCGCCGACCTTTACTATCGCCTGAGCGTCCTGCCGATCCAGGTTCCGCCCTTGCGCGAGCGCCTGGAGGATTTGCCTGTCCTGAGTGAAACCATCCTCGAAGAACTGCACAGCCAGCATGAACTGGAAGGCAACGCCCTGAAGCTGCTGGCCCAGCATGCCTGGCCCGGCAATATCCGGGAATTGCGCAATGTGCTGGAGCGTGCGGCCTTGCTCAGCGACGACTTGCAACTCACGGCCCAGGACATCCACAGCGCCATCGGCACCCTGCTGCCGGTCAGCGTCAGCTCTGCCCGAGATAATCACACTCAGGTCCACGAAACCTTCAGCCAGGCTCGCAGACGCTGTGATCGGCAGTTGATTGAAAACACTTTGTTGCAGTGCGCAGGGAATGTGGTGCAGGCAGCACAGCAACTGGGCCTTGGCCGCTCGACCCTCTACAAGAAGATGGCGATGCTGGGGATTGCCGAGTCTCAATAG